Genomic segment of Erythrobacter sp. BLCC-B19:
TTACGAATACACCCGTGATCGCAACACGCAGGTGGTCGATGCGCCCTTGTTGGGGATTGTCGATGACGTCACCGGCAACAACCAGTTCCAGCTCGCCTCGCTGCGGCTCGATCACCGGCTGACGGCGGATTGGACGCTGGGCCTGCGCGCCAATATCGGGCGCGTCACCATCGACCGGCCCGGCGGCGCGCTGGGCGGGGGCAATGCGACCTTCCCGTCAGCCGGATCGCAGCAGGATCGCAATTCGACGTTGGTCGCTGCCACCGCCAGCTATGCCGGCGATGCGTGGAGCTATGACGGGGCGCTGCAATACAGCCGCTTCCGCTGGGACTATGGCGAGGCGATCGGCGGGCCGGGGCCGCAGGTGACGATCCGCGCGCCATCGGGGCTGGTGGCAGGCTTGGTCGGGCATCCGGGCTATGTGTTCGACAGTCTGGAAGAGACCTGGCAGACCACCCACCGCCTCCAGCGCGATCTTGGCGCACACCGGCTGCGGGTGGGCGGCGATGTGATCGCGTCGGACTTCGCCTTGCTGGGCGGGGGCAACCCTGATGGCAACTTCACCGTCGATCTGACGAGCGCGCAACTCGCCAGCCTGTCACCGCGCGGGTTGGGACTGACGGCCGAGGACGTGCTGGCGCTCAATCCGGCGGTTGCCAATTATGCGGTCGAACTGCGCCCGCAGAGCTTCGGGACAAGGCAGACCTTGATTGCGCTCTACCTCGAAGACGAATGGAGCCTTGCACCCAATGTCACCGCCACGCTGGGCCTGCGCTGGGATTACGATACCCTGACCGAGCGCGGTGGCGGTGATGGCGATAGCGACAACATCGCGCCCCGCTTTGCCTTGAACTGGCAGCCCGATGCGCGATCGTCCGTGCGGTTCGGGGCGGGGATCTTCACCGGCAAGCTGAGCTATGCGGTCGTCTCGGACGCATTGCAGCGCAACACCACCTCGGCCGGGTTCCTGAGCCAGCTGGCGCAGTTGCAGGCGCGCGGGGCCATTCCGGCGGGAGTCGATCTGGCCGACATCACCTTCGCCGGTAACCTCACCGCATCGCCCCCCTGTGCCACGGTCAGCGCCTGCCCAAGCCCGGCGCAGGTGCAGGCCTTGCGCGATACGGCGACCTTGGGCGAGGGGCGCATCCTCAGCACCACCGGCTATGACAACCCATGGAGCGTGCAGGTGAGCGGCGGCTATCAATATGCCGCAACAGGCAACCTGACCCTGTCGGTCGATGCGCTCTACAGCCGCTCGCACAATCTGGTGCGGCTGCGCGACCTGAACGCGCCTGCGCCCTTCACGCCCAATCTTGCAAATCTCACCGACGCGAACATCGCCGCCTTGCGTGCCTTGCCTGATAACGCCGCGCGGCTGGTGCTGGCGCAGAGCCTCGGGCTGGTGCGATCACAGGCCGCCGCCGATGCCACGCGCCCGATTGCGCTGGTGCCGGGCGGCGCGCGGCAGATCACCGTGTCCGAAACCGCAGGCGAGGCGGAATATCTCGCGCTGATCCTGCAAGCGATCAAGGCGCGGGGGCAGGATGATTACGCCTTCCGCGTCAGCTACACGCTCTCGCGGCTCAGGAACGATACCGACGACATCAATTTCCGCAGCGCCAACAGCAACGACTTTGCCAGCGAATGGGGGCCGTCGGCTAATGACCGGCGGCACGTTATCTCGGCGGTGGGGTATCTCTACCCGGCAGATGGTCTGACGCTGACCTTGGCCGGGCTGTTCCAGTCGGGCCAGCCGGTCAATCTGGTGCCCGATGCGCGCATTTTCGGCACGCAGGATCTGAACGGCGACGGGGCGAGCTTTGGCGAGAATTACCTCGGAAATTCGGATCGCTACCCCGGCGAGACGCGCAATTCGGCGCGTCTGCCGTGGTCGGCGACGGTGGACTTTGGCGCGCGCTATGCCCTGCCGGTGCTGGGCGGGCGGATCACGCTGAGCGCGGATGTGTTCAACATCTTCAACGCCAACAACCAGAGCGGCTTTGCCAATGCGGCAACGACCTCGAACCAGATCCAGTTCGGCGGGGGTGCGGGTTTCGTGCAGCGCAATGCCGCCCCGCCGCGGCAGTTCCAGTTCGGGTTGGCGATGGGCTTCTAGCCCGCGCGCCCGAGCGTGCGGGCGAGCAGGGTGAGGGTGTCCTGCGCCGAGCCGGGGGGCATGGTGCCGGCCAGCTCCAGCCCGACCGCGCCGTGCAGCGCCGACCAGATCAGCCCCTCGGTCGCGCGCGCCTCGGCTTCGGGGATGCCGCGTGCAATCAACCGGTCGCCGATCACCGATAGCGTCGCGCGCGCCCGCGCCACGGCGCGTCCCAGCGGGCCGTCGGCCGCGTCGTCCTGCTGGGTGAGGCCGAACATCAGGCGATAGGTGTGCGCGTTGGCGAGCGCGAAGCCGATATAGGCGCGGCCCATCGCGACGGCCTTGGCCGTGCCATCGCCCGGCGTGTCGGCATGGGCGGCCTCGAGCCGGGCGGCGAAGGTCTCGAACCCGCGGATGCGCACTGCGGTGAGGATTTCCTCGCGGCTGGCGAAGTAGCGATAGGGGGTCATCGGGCTGACCTCCAGCGCGGCGGCAATCTGGCGCATCGAGACGTTCTCGGCCCCGCGCTCGGCAAACAGGGCGGCGGCGACATCGCACACCCGCTCCTTGAAGCGCGCAAGATCAGCGTCGGAGAGGGGGCGGGACACGGAGGGCCTTTCGCAAGCTGGGTTGACGGTTTCATCTTACAGTGTAAATTTACATTGTAAACCGTCGCGCTCCGCCGAATCGCAAGCCGCGTTAAAGGCGGCGGCCCGGATGGACTTCATCACCTTGGGGAATGTCATGACCACCATCGCAACCGACTATCTGATCATCGGCGCGGGCGCAGTGGGGATGGCCTTTGCCGACACGATGATCGCCGAAAGCGATGCCCATGTGACGATCATCGACCGCCAGTCGCGCCCCGGGGGGCACTGGAACGACGCTTACGGCTTTGTCGCGCTGCACCAGCCCTCGGCCTTCTACGGGGTGAACTCGCTGCCGCTGGGCGAGAACCGCAAGGACACGCACGGGGTCAATGCCGGGCTTTACGAGCTGGCATCAGGCCCCGAGGTGAGCGGCTATTACGACAGGGTGATGCGGCAGAAGCTGCTGCCGTCGGGGCAGGTGACCTATCTGCCGATGCACGAATGGCATGATGATGGCCGCGCGGTATCGCTGATGTCGGGCGAAGCGACGGCGATCACGGTGCGGCGCAAGGTGGTATACAGCGCGCACAATGCCCCGGTGATCCCGGCCAACCACACCCCGCGCTTCGCTGTGGCTGAAGGCGTGCGCATGGTTCCCCCCGGCGCGCTGCCCCGCCTGTGGCTGGCGCCCGAGCGCCCCGATCGCTTCGTGGTGCTGGGTGCGGGCAAGACCGCGATGGATGCGATCGGCTGGCTGCTCGCCATGGGCACCCCGGCGGATGCGATCCAGTGGATCAAGCCGCGCGACAGCTGGCTGATTGACCGCACCGGCACCCAGCCGGGTGAGGAGTTCTTCGACGATGTGTTCGGCCGCCAGCTCGCCCAGATGCAGGCCTTCGCGCAAGGCACCTCGCCCGAGGACATCTTCGCGCGGCTGGAAGCGGCAGGCGTGATGCTGCGGATCGACCCGGACGTGACGCCCACCATGTTCCACTACGCCACGATCTCGCGGGGCGAGGTGGCCGAACTGCGGCGCGTGACCAATGTCGTGCGCAAGGGCCGGGTGACAGCGATCACCCCCGATGCGATCCTGCTGGAAGAGGGTAGCGAACCGGCGCTGGCGGGTGCGCTCTATGTCGATTGCACCGCCTCTGCGGTCGAGCCGCGGCCTGCCGTGCCGATCTTTCAGGGCGAGCGGATCATCCCGCAGCTGGTGCGCGTCCCGCAGCCGTGCTTCTCGGCGGCGTTGATCGCTTTCGTTGAGGCGCATTACCCCGATGACGATGCGGCCAAGAACGCGCTGTGCCGGACCGTGCCTTTCCCGCAAGACCTCAAGAGCTACCTCACCACCAACATCGTCAACATCATGAACCAGGGGACGTGGTTCACCGACGAAAAGCTGGGGGCGTGGATCAGGCAGAGCCGTCTCGACGGGTTCGGCAAGATCGCCGCCGGGATCGACCGCAGCGATGCGGCGCGGGTGGCCATCTTGCAGGAACTGCGCGCCACCGGGCCTGCGGCGGTCGCCAACCTGATGCGGCTGGCGGCGGCGGCTTAGCCTGCGATAACCGTCAGCAGCCGGCGCGCGACCCAGCCTGACCGGCACGGGCCGTCATAGGCGTGGGCCTTGCCGGCAATCGGCATCGAGACCCGGCATTCGGATACGTCTGGGCCGCCCAGGGGCTCGGGGTAGATGATGCCCACCCACTGCCCGTCGGCGCTGGTCGCGCACAGCAGCACTTCCTGTCCCGGCAGCAGCTTGTAGAGCCTGCGCGCCTTGAGGCTGGGCGCGGCGCGCACCGCGACAAAGCCGTCGCCGCCTTCGCGCAAGGGGACGATCACGGCCACGCTGGGGCAGGCGTCGATGTCCTGCTGCCCGCCGACCATCACGGGGCGGTCTGCGGGCGGCTTGGCGGCCACCGGGAGAGCCAGCGCCAGCGCGGCCAGCACGGCGGCTGCGCTGCGGCTCGTCCGCTGGCGCATCACCCCTTGCATTCGCCGATGCGTTCGCTGGTCAGGCTCATTTCCATATTGGCCTTGCCGCCCGGCAGCTTGTCGTCGGTGACTTCACCCGACATCACCATTGTGACCTTGTCGGGGGTATAGGTGCCCGTCATCGCCATTTTCGGCGCGCCGATGCCGGTCATGCCCTTGCACACCATCGTCCCCGACATGGTGCCGCCGCCCTGCTTGAAATCCTCCATCGTGCAGTCGCCCTGCTGCATCCCGCTCGACATGGTGCGCACCCCGGCCTTGGCTTCCTCGGGGCTCATGCAGGCTTCGGTGGTCTGGCTCTGGCCAAGCATCGCCTTGGCGCGCTCGGCGACTTCGGGCGGCGCGCCCGGAATCTCGAACTTGGTCATCGCCATGGTGTTCTTCCAGTTGCCCGGATTGAGCTCGCCATCGGCCTGCCCGCAGGCGGCGAGAATGGCGATCAGGGGCAGGGTGGCAATTGCGTGTTTCATGCTGGTTTCCTTGTGAAGATGCGGTGTCAGCCGAGGCAGCCGCAGGGGATATAGCGTTGGCTGGCCGGGTTGATCGAAATGCTGGCGGTCGAAGTGCCGAAGGTGCCGCCGCCCATGTAGTCCTCGTAGAAATAATGGACATTGGCGGTGCAGTATTTCGCGCCGCGCGCCAGAATGGCGACGGTGGTTTCGCGCTCGGTCGGGATGCCGGTGATCTCGTTGCGCTCGACATCCCAGTTCTCGCCAATGCCGACCGCGCGCAGGATCGTCATGTCCGGATTGCTCGAAATACGCCGAGCCTCGGACAAGGCCCGCGACTCCAGCGCTGCGCTCGCCGTGGCCCCGCGCTTGGTGTTGCAGATGGCGGTGTTGCCGGGGGTGAAGGCGTTCGCCGGAACGGTGAGGTTGAAACGCCCCGAGGCGACCACCCCTGCGGCGATGAACTGGTCATTCCCGATCGCGGTTTCAGGGATCACCTCCATCGTGATGGTGTGCGTGCCGGGTTTCAGCAGCCCGATCGCGGTGGCCTTCGACAGCATTTCCATGAACACGTCCGTACCCGGGGTCAGCTGCGCGCCAATCGTGTTGATGAACTGTCCGCGCCAGGTGGTCCAGGTCTTGTGATCGCCCGGGTTGCCCCACGGGAACATCGTGGTTTCGAAGACCTGTCCGGCAACCGTGAAGCGTGCCTTGTAACGCACCCCGTCGGCATAGACCGCGCTCGCTGCCATCCCGTTGGCCGCAGCAATGGCATTGACCGCAGATGTCTGGGTGAAGACGCGGAAGAACATCGGCTGGCCGAGCGTGAAATCGCTGACGATATCGGCCTCGGTGATTGCGCCGATGCCCAGATCCTTGCGCAGGAAGACGATCTGGCTCTGATGCGCAGCGTGGACGGCGTTGTGAACGCCCTGATCTTGTATCGCACCGGCGCCGGTGCTCGCGGTCGTGGACGGCTTGTCCGCCGCCGGAACGGGCAGCGGACGGCGGGTCGGCCGGGCGCTCTGGTCGCCGCTGGCACCGGGCAGCTTGCTGCGCGCCTCCTCGAACCGCTTGAACGGATCCTGCGCCGAAAGCTGCGCTCCGGCGAGCATGGTGCCGCCCAGCGCGGCAAGCAGACAAATGTGGCGTCGCATCAAGACCCTCCCGTGATTGACGGATGGGTTGTCTGCGCCAGCACCCCCGCGCTCACCATCCCCCCATCTGGCGGGGGTGCCGCGCCCGGCCGGCTGTGGTCTGTTCATCGGGAGATCAGAAAGGACAGGCAGATGGGTTTCTGGAGCACCTTGTTCGGCGGCGGCTCGGCCGAAGAGCGAGCGGCCAAGGCGCAGGCCAAGGCCGACCGGCGCGCCGCGCGCGAGGCAGCCGAGGCGGCGGAGAAGACGCAGCTCTATCTCCAGCTGTTCGACCGGGCGCTGGGCAATGATCCTGAGAACGCCGCGCTCGGCCAGCGCACCAAGGCGGCGATCAAGCTGGTGCTGGCGAATGAACTGACCATGGGGCGCGAGGCGTGGCTTGCCATCGCGCGCGACCACCCGTCCGAACTCGCCACGGCGCTCGAACAGGTGGGCGTGTGCTACCATCTCGAAAAGGACTACGCGGCGGCGCTCAGGCATTACGACGATGCCATCCGGGTCGGTGCGGACGCCGATCAGCTGGCCGACAATATCGCAGAGGCGAGGAAGGGCCTTGCCGGACTTGGCTGAGTATTGGCGCCGGTTGAAGCGCCTTGCCGATAAGATCATAACATGGGTTGCAAGCAAGATGGACATGATGATGGCGCACGGCGAGCAGGATGATGTTGCCACTGACCCCGGACCGGGCAGGGCGGCCCGCGTCATCATTGTCGAGGATGACGAACGCCTGCGCACCTACGCCATCGACGCGCTGGCCGCTGCGCCCGAGATTGCCGTGGTCGGCGATGCCGGCTGCCTTGCCGACGGCCTGCCGCTGGTCGATCTGCTGCCCGATCTGGCGCTGCTCGATCTCGGCCTGCCCGATGGCAGCGGGATCCGGGTGATCGAGGCGATCCGCGCGCGTGTGCCTGCCTGCAAGGTGCTGGTCTTCACTGTGTTCGAAGACCGCGCGAGCGTGCTGGGCACGCTCAAGGCCGGGGCGGATGGCTATATCCTCAAGGACACCAGCGCCGACATGGTGCTCGCCCATGTGCGCGCGACGCTGGCGGGCGAGACCCCGATCAGCGCGCGCGCGGCGAGCCATCTGCTGAGCCTCGTTCGCGATGAGCCGGTGGCCGAAACCTCCGAGCCCGACGCCCCCCACCTCTCCCCGCGCGAGCGCGAGCTGCTCGAATATCTCGCGCGCGGCCTCTCCCGCAAGGAAGCCGCACGGGTGATGAACCTTTCGCCCTACACGGTCGCCGAATATGTGCAGGGCATCTACCGCAAGCTGCACGTCAAATCGCGCGGCGAGGCGGTGTTCGAGGCGATCCAGGCGAAGCTGATCCGCATCGACCGGGAGTAGCCGGAAGGGGGAAACTTCCCCCCACCCCCCTCCTCTGTGGGGATATGCCAAACCGCCCGCGGGGCCGAAAGCGACATGGAAATCAGCACCCTGGAGGGGAGTTTCCATGCCTGTTACCCGTCGCCGTATCGCCCACGCCGCCTTGCTGGCGTCCGCCTCGTTCCTGTCGATGACCCTCGCGAGCGAGGCGCAGGCGCAGTGTGTGCCGACCCCGACGCAGCCATTGAACAACATCACTACTGACAGCACGATCGTCTCGTGCACGGGCAGCGTGAACGGGCCGGTCATCACGGTGAACGCCGATGGCGTCAACGTGGATACCAATGGTCCGGGGACCAACGTGTCGGGCGCCAACATCACCGTCACGGGCAACAGCAATGCCGTTCAGGTTCGCAACGGCGCGATCCTGAACGGGTCGCAAATCGCCCTGAACGGCACCGGAAACACGATGCTCTACGGGAGCGGCGCCGTTTCGAATGGTTCGATCGTCAATATCAGCGGCGCGAATTCGCAGCTGCTTTTCCTGTCCGGATCGCAAGTCACCCAGAATCCCGGCCAGACGACCATCTCGGCGCTCGCGGGTCAGCAGAACAGCATCGTGATCTTTGCGGGCGGCGGCCTTTTCACGACCGGCGGCAACGGACAATATCTGATCACCGGAGGCACCGGGAACCAGAACGTGGTGATCGACGGCTTCTTCGTCGCGCCGAGCGATGGGCTCGCCATCGCGCTGGGTGACGGGGATGACAGCATCGCCATCGGCGGGGCCGCGAACATCTCCACTCAAGCTTCCGGTATCGCCCTGTTCAATGGCGGCGCGGGCACCGACACCTTCAGTATCAATGATGACGGGATGTGGATCCACGACACGGTCGGGTTCGAGGTCATCAACATCA
This window contains:
- a CDS encoding TonB-dependent receptor, with the translated sequence MNMTVLRAALWSSALGAGLVLGAQPAMAQQAGLTIAVVDETGAPVADATVVIANPAIGLTREVRTDARGRAQVEGLTTAGEYQVSIPAGAGHAALAAQPVELRANFARSVTLQLAPAAASEITVTAARAITALNTANAEISASLGREQLVALPIEGRDVLSALIRLPNVVPSTGFFPEAPSISINGSNGLDTNYLIDGLDNNENFLGGIKFPVPLGFTREVTVLANSYSAAYGRTANGIVNYTTPSGSNSFTGEAYALVRPGRPLDSQSPFPRRDLSGNPVGESFERYQAGFAIGGPIARDRTFFYANYEYTRDRNTQVVDAPLLGIVDDVTGNNQFQLASLRLDHRLTADWTLGLRANIGRVTIDRPGGALGGGNATFPSAGSQQDRNSTLVAATASYAGDAWSYDGALQYSRFRWDYGEAIGGPGPQVTIRAPSGLVAGLVGHPGYVFDSLEETWQTTHRLQRDLGAHRLRVGGDVIASDFALLGGGNPDGNFTVDLTSAQLASLSPRGLGLTAEDVLALNPAVANYAVELRPQSFGTRQTLIALYLEDEWSLAPNVTATLGLRWDYDTLTERGGGDGDSDNIAPRFALNWQPDARSSVRFGAGIFTGKLSYAVVSDALQRNTTSAGFLSQLAQLQARGAIPAGVDLADITFAGNLTASPPCATVSACPSPAQVQALRDTATLGEGRILSTTGYDNPWSVQVSGGYQYAATGNLTLSVDALYSRSHNLVRLRDLNAPAPFTPNLANLTDANIAALRALPDNAARLVLAQSLGLVRSQAAADATRPIALVPGGARQITVSETAGEAEYLALILQAIKARGQDDYAFRVSYTLSRLRNDTDDINFRSANSNDFASEWGPSANDRRHVISAVGYLYPADGLTLTLAGLFQSGQPVNLVPDARIFGTQDLNGDGASFGENYLGNSDRYPGETRNSARLPWSATVDFGARYALPVLGGRITLSADVFNIFNANNQSGFANAATTSNQIQFGGGAGFVQRNAAPPRQFQFGLAMGF
- a CDS encoding TetR/AcrR family transcriptional regulator, which codes for MSRPLSDADLARFKERVCDVAAALFAERGAENVSMRQIAAALEVSPMTPYRYFASREEILTAVRIRGFETFAARLEAAHADTPGDGTAKAVAMGRAYIGFALANAHTYRLMFGLTQQDDAADGPLGRAVARARATLSVIGDRLIARGIPEAEARATEGLIWSALHGAVGLELAGTMPPGSAQDTLTLLARTLGRAG
- a CDS encoding NAD(P)-binding protein produces the protein MDFITLGNVMTTIATDYLIIGAGAVGMAFADTMIAESDAHVTIIDRQSRPGGHWNDAYGFVALHQPSAFYGVNSLPLGENRKDTHGVNAGLYELASGPEVSGYYDRVMRQKLLPSGQVTYLPMHEWHDDGRAVSLMSGEATAITVRRKVVYSAHNAPVIPANHTPRFAVAEGVRMVPPGALPRLWLAPERPDRFVVLGAGKTAMDAIGWLLAMGTPADAIQWIKPRDSWLIDRTGTQPGEEFFDDVFGRQLAQMQAFAQGTSPEDIFARLEAAGVMLRIDPDVTPTMFHYATISRGEVAELRRVTNVVRKGRVTAITPDAILLEEGSEPALAGALYVDCTASAVEPRPAVPIFQGERIIPQLVRVPQPCFSAALIAFVEAHYPDDDAAKNALCRTVPFPQDLKSYLTTNIVNIMNQGTWFTDEKLGAWIRQSRLDGFGKIAAGIDRSDAARVAILQELRATGPAAVANLMRLAAAA
- a CDS encoding DUF3617 domain-containing protein; the encoded protein is MKHAIATLPLIAILAACGQADGELNPGNWKNTMAMTKFEIPGAPPEVAERAKAMLGQSQTTEACMSPEEAKAGVRTMSSGMQQGDCTMEDFKQGGGTMSGTMVCKGMTGIGAPKMAMTGTYTPDKVTMVMSGEVTDDKLPGGKANMEMSLTSERIGECKG
- a CDS encoding response regulator, with product MDMMMAHGEQDDVATDPGPGRAARVIIVEDDERLRTYAIDALAAAPEIAVVGDAGCLADGLPLVDLLPDLALLDLGLPDGSGIRVIEAIRARVPACKVLVFTVFEDRASVLGTLKAGADGYILKDTSADMVLAHVRATLAGETPISARAASHLLSLVRDEPVAETSEPDAPHLSPRERELLEYLARGLSRKEAARVMNLSPYTVAEYVQGIYRKLHVKSRGEAVFEAIQAKLIRIDRE